The sequence AAACACCATTACCAATCAATCTTTCATCACTCCTGGCCATGCCACAGATGAGTGATGATCAGTTTTATGATTTTTGCCAAACGAATCCTGACTTGCGGATTGAGCGGAACGCAGATGGAGAAATTGTGGTGATGCCGCCAGCCTTTGCTGATACTGGAAACCGCAACGGTAGGGTTTTTGGACAGCTTTATGTCTGGGCAGAAGCCGATGGCACTGGGGAAGTCTTTGACTCTAGCTCAGGCTTTACGCTACCGAATGGTGCCATGCGCTCCCCTGATGCCGCCTGGATTTTGTCTGATCGCTGGAACAGGCTGGAACCTGAGCAGCAGGCATCGTTTGCACCGATCGCGCCCGACTTTGTGATAGAGCTACGGTCGAGTAGTGATACGTTGGCGAGTTTGCAAGACAAACTGGCTGAATATGTGGCCAATGGGGTGCGGTTGGGGGTGTTAATCGATCGCAAGCATCGTCAAGTTCATCTCTACCGGCCCGAGCAAGCACCCGAGATTTTAGATAATCCTGAGGTGGTCAATTGCGAACCTGAAATGCCGGGGTTTGGGCTGAGGATGGCAAAAGTTTGGTAATGGTAAGAGGCTATTTATAAGGAGGTACCCTCGTACGAGTTCGTGGTGGCTGTCGGTGCGATCGCTGTAGTGCAGGTATTGCTCAAAGCTGACGGTGGTGAGGGCGGCCTGAGTCATGAGGTCTCTGGGTGATCTGGCTTGATTCTGCTATCTAGCGAATGGGTGTTTAGGCCGCTACGGGTGCTTGAGGAGCTTTGACTAGTTGGCCATACTGTTCGCAGAAAAAACGAACACATTCAGGGGCCAAATCGATGACGGCTTCATCGTAGGCACCTGTTTCGGGATTGGGCCAAATCAGGGCATAGTCACCTTTGACAAACTGAAAGCGCTCTTGGTCTCTCAGGGGCAGCAGCGCTTGACCTGGGTTTTCTTCAACTAACAGGAGGTAGAAGTCGAGGTCGTAGATGCTGATGTCCAGGTCTTCCTCAAACCAAAGCCTGAGCCAATAACCATTGAGATATTCAGCTTTGAGGAGGCCTCTTTCGTTTGAGTTTTGCCAATAGGCTTCGTCTTTAGCTAACGCTTGCCAAGCTTCCCATTTCATGACGATTTACCCCACAATTTCAACGGGTTGATTATTCATGGCGTTTTGCCACTGCTCTAGCAATGCGGCTTCATGGGCTTCTACCCAGGCCTCAATCAGTCGCTTTAGTTTCGGTGGTAGCGGCTTGCCTGGAGTCATCCATTGTCGTGTGCTGATTTCAATACGATAGCTCCTGTAATCATTTTGATACTTAATGTGGACATGGGGAGGAGCGTGATCGTTATAGTTCATTAGGACGACCAGAAGGCCTCGATCGAAGGGATGGGAAACGGGTGGCATTGATTTGGTGGAAGGGTC is a genomic window of Nodosilinea sp. E11 containing:
- a CDS encoding DUF4160 domain-containing protein; this encodes MNYNDHAPPHVHIKYQNDYRSYRIEISTRQWMTPGKPLPPKLKRLIEAWVEAHEAALLEQWQNAMNNQPVEIVG
- a CDS encoding Uma2 family endonuclease, with product MSSLLVKSVKTPLPINLSSLLAMPQMSDDQFYDFCQTNPDLRIERNADGEIVVMPPAFADTGNRNGRVFGQLYVWAEADGTGEVFDSSSGFTLPNGAMRSPDAAWILSDRWNRLEPEQQASFAPIAPDFVIELRSSSDTLASLQDKLAEYVANGVRLGVLIDRKHRQVHLYRPEQAPEILDNPEVVNCEPEMPGFGLRMAKVW